TTGGACACGCGCCGCACCGCCTCCACGCCTTGCTTGTGCCCGGCGAGCCGCGGCAGCCGCTTGGCCTTCGCCCAGCGGCCGTTGCCGTCCATGATGATCGCGACGTGGCGGGGAATCGCTTCGCCTTCCGGGTTGGCCGGGGCAGGCGCGGAGAGTGCGGTCACTTGCCGAGAATTTCCTTTTCCTTGGCCGCCGCCGCCGCGTCGATCTCGGCGATCGTGCTGTCGGTCAGCTTCTGCACGTCGCCCTCGTGGCGCTTGCGGTCGTCCTCGCCGAATTCGCCCTTCTTCTCGTCGTTCTTGAGGTTGTCCATGCCGTCGCGGCGCACGTTGCGCGCGGCGATACGGGCCTTCTCGGCATATTGGCCGGCGAGCTTGGCCAGCTCCTTGCGGCGCTCCTCGGTCAGGTCCGGGATCGGCAGGCGCAGATTCTGCCCGTCGACGATCGGGTTGAGGCCGAGCCCGGCCGAACGGATCGCCTTGTCGACCGGCCCGACATTGGACTTGTCCCACACCTGCACGCTCAGCATGCGCGGCTCGGGTGCGGAAACCGTCGCCACCTGGTTCAGCGGCATCATCGCGCCATAGACCTCG
This is a stretch of genomic DNA from Sphingomonas sp. BT-65. It encodes these proteins:
- the frr gene encoding ribosome recycling factor; this encodes MAAYDKADLERRMHGAVEALKHDLSGLRTGRANVSLLDPVTVEVYGAMMPLNQVATVSAPEPRMLSVQVWDKSNVGPVDKAIRSAGLGLNPIVDGQNLRLPIPDLTEERRKELAKLAGQYAEKARIAARNVRRDGMDNLKNDEKKGEFGEDDRKRHEGDVQKLTDSTIAEIDAAAAAKEKEILGK